A stretch of DNA from Poecilia reticulata strain Guanapo linkage group LG18, Guppy_female_1.0+MT, whole genome shotgun sequence:
AGGCAAATCATACATACCTTCAAAGGACAGACTGGTCGGACTTTGACTAAATTGTTACTTTATGCTGCTGCAATTGACAAGTCTCTTTCTTATGTTCCTGTTTGACCAACAGTCGCTTATGGAGGAGAGCTTAGACCCACCTTTAAATGAGACAAATGCAGAGAAGACGCCTCCACCGCCATCTGAAATTGAAAGAATAATCCAGTACCTGCTGTCAGACGCTCCAATCCCAGAATATGAGAGGAAATCTTACCAAAACAAGCTAGATTTGTTAGCTGAAGACAAACCGAAGAAGAAACTGCGTGGCTTCTCTGCATTCCAGCGGACACCCGTAGAAGAAAAACTAATGTACCCGAACATGTCCTTTCCTCTGGACAGCCATTTTGAAGATTTGACCAGCAAGAATTCGAGAGAAGTCAACGATGACTGCAGGAAGAGACGTAGTGAAAGAGAGTCGAAGAAACGTTTTCTAAAAACGGAGACGCAAAGTCGAGAAACGGCAAGAAAAAAAGGCATTCTTAATGACAGCAAATCGAATTTCTGCACGGACATCAGATGGAGTCAGAGGGCGAGGGACCACACCAACGAACTGGACGGAGACGGTTACCCTTTCAGAGCTAGAGAGAGGAAACCAGCCAATAAAAACCAGGAACACCGAAAGTTCTTGGACAAGTGGCAGGAATCTAGAGTGCCACAAGGAAAACCTCTGGATTTCCTCAGAAGGATGGAGATGAGTAGCGAATGGTTATCTAGCATAAAAGAAGAACCAAGAGAGAAGGAGAGGGGGAGAACTTCGAAGGTTGCGAGACAAAAACCTCAAAGCAAAAAGACAGACAGATTGAAGCCAACGCCAAAGACAACCAAACGCTCCTCGTCAAAGAAAGCAGCGGGGGGGAAAGAGTACGAAGATTCAGGCGAACCTCTGCGGCCTCGGGGCCTGATGAAAgggggaagaggaagagagacaaAGCACAAAATAACTCAACCTGCTAAAGCATCCAGAAAAACAAAGGCAGAGGTTTACAAAGCCTACTTTCCACCCAATGTGTCCGTTAAGTCCAAAAGCAGCACAACGGTTGGCAAATACCGTCAAAAGGCCAAATATAAGCCAAAATGTCCCTCCAAAAGGATGAAGACGCTCCTTTCTatgaaaacagctgaaggaGGTCCGGAGTCAGATGGTTTTCCGTTTCCAGCATTGAATGAGGTGCAGAAGCAGCGATTCCTgggaggcaaaacaaaaaatcaaaaagttcCACAAAGGAGAGGAAATGGGTTAAAAATCAAGCCTGAAGCGTTCAAAGAAGAAGCAtatgaggaagaagaagaagagcccACGAGTACAGCGAGGAAGCACCAGCAGAGAAGCAGTACCTCCGAAAAGAGGAAAGGGGGCGCCGACAAGACTCCGGAAATACTCTGCTCCAGTCCGGTGAAAAAGTATCGGGACTCTGAGCAGAGAGGGCCCAAAATCAGGATAAAAAGGGAAAGAGGGACTTTAAGAGCAACCTGGCTTCATATAGAGTGACAAATAAACCCCCCAAAAAGCATGcttaaaacagtttatttctgaaataaacacacaaaaaacaagctttaagAATCACAATAAATTTACAGTGTTTAGCTATTTTGGCACACACATCATTGTCCCTCACACAGAAGTCacctttattttcataaattattttttgcttttagcGGTAAAATTAACCTCCAATGACACACAAGTATTTATtgaaagatatatatatatatatatataaaaaagacacCGGTAAACATACGGATCCTCAGAGCCACTTCGGAGGAAAGCTCCCCCTGCTCTTTCGgcgtttttccacatttgtgcAATTGATGCTcgacttaaaaatataaaacatataaaaatagaaCTCTTTGGGTTTGTTTGGTTCCGACGTGATCGGGGGGGGGGGACGACGGTCAGATGAGAACCACCAGGCTCATTCAAGCTTCTTGTTGTGTTGTTGAAACCCGTTGGCGCCGTGCGTCACGCCGTTGCTGTTCACAGCCTTCCcattggctgctgcagcagcggtGGGCGAAGGCTGTGGCCCCGCCTCCTCGGGCTGCAGGTAGTCGTTCACCACTTTCTGATAGGTCGGATGGGTCGTCAGCACTCGCAACaagttttctgtcaaacatttaacactttggTTTTAGTCTGACATAAAGTATCGTGTTTGAtcgacaaagaaaaaaaacacacacacacacaaaaaaaaacacattgtgaaTGCGCACCTTCGGTAAGCATCCCCTGACTGGAGGCCTTGGTATACAGATCACCGGTGTTGTGCTGTGGGATGCCAAGCATCGCCCCCATGAGGTCTGAGAGCTCCTCCTCACTTAGGCTGCCTTTCGACTCCTGGTCAAACAGCTGGAAGGTAGGAGAACAAAGGACAGCATTAAAAGGGTATCTgcagtcaaatttaagactttttttaaatgacaccTTCACTAATGTTTAAGTCCAATCAAGATTTAAACAACAAGAATAGCAACAACTGAGAACTTCCTGAGGTCTGTTTGTGGCTCTCGGCTGTAGTTTTGTGCTTTTCACACTGCATGTGGTTCTCTACAGCCGCAGCTACCATAGTGCCAaccttaagtttttttttctccacagtgtACATCTAG
This window harbors:
- the LOC103480374 gene encoding uncharacterized protein LOC103480374 gives rise to the protein MEPVPTVPPDSILEEESQCSLPRALATALTPTPTLNPTLTPAFPQSSSLVTASTDLLHKVENIPTRFEPAPQTGHSIFKEQLICSYEVHKLNVDTAATPCSPPTAEMLRGTIDYVQSNRPVPYSHFPGLMSPFQAPVLNPPTRDFPPAVCPRPWNCHGFPSPGTMVFGGLPPMHFEPRAPGNSCMVNTGYLPPPPPFSFSSGPCMVINMPEFCHGACLPPHQMFLTPEGYPGWCMGLPLEAFYQTYRPVLVYNRKDNMALNGPQTSEDRREEKEEHKVFLPDMTKEQGSRVFSKPLAAFQDRLQMERTWEDSKDVPNAFCLKNKENETPATEIGSFMDHQDDLGNDTNSMDMDDMNCLFPSDLNTFDFTLEDLQSLMEESLDPPLNETNAEKTPPPPSEIERIIQYLLSDAPIPEYERKSYQNKLDLLAEDKPKKKLRGFSAFQRTPVEEKLMYPNMSFPLDSHFEDLTSKNSREVNDDCRKRRSERESKKRFLKTETQSRETARKKGILNDSKSNFCTDIRWSQRARDHTNELDGDGYPFRARERKPANKNQEHRKFLDKWQESRVPQGKPLDFLRRMEMSSEWLSSIKEEPREKERGRTSKVARQKPQSKKTDRLKPTPKTTKRSSSKKAAGGKEYEDSGEPLRPRGLMKGGRGRETKHKITQPAKASRKTKAEVYKAYFPPNVSVKSKSSTTVGKYRQKAKYKPKCPSKRMKTLLSMKTAEGGPESDGFPFPALNEVQKQRFLGGKTKNQKVPQRRGNGLKIKPEAFKEEAYEEEEEEPTSTARKHQQRSSTSEKRKGGADKTPEILCSSPVKKYRDSEQRGPKIRIKRERGTLRATWLHIE